Proteins encoded by one window of Elaeis guineensis isolate ETL-2024a chromosome 12, EG11, whole genome shotgun sequence:
- the LOC105055703 gene encoding glutathione gamma-glutamylcysteinyltransferase 1 isoform X2 has protein sequence MINNTSGLFLVLVKEERKEGGGMAVASIYRRILPSPPAIEFASSEGKRLFSEALQSGTMEGFFRLISYFQTQSEPAYCGLASLSVVLNALEIDPRRKWKGPWRWFDESMLDCCEPLKKVKAEGITFGKVACLAHCAGAKVEAFHTNQSTIDHFRNHVIKCTSSEDCHLIASYHRKPFKQTGSGHFSPIGGYHAGSDMALVLDVARFKYPPHWVPLTLLWEAMDTIDEATGCPRGFMLLSRLQKAPSLLYTLSCRHESWVSMARYLIDDVPILLKSEGLQTVPEVLNIIFKSLPANAGDFIKWVAEVRRQEEDEPRLSMEEKERLAVKEEVLQQVHETELFKFVSDFLLSARSCCANLLSSSNKELLSEIAATLCCQGAALLSGGLGVSKSFCCSETCIKCLRANGDAPMTVISALSPQTWMGIKDDRLLAEIQRLVSIENLPDVLEQEVLHLQRQLHFLKRCKDKELEKEFMLSSHFS, from the exons ATGATAAATAATACATCGGGGCTTTTCCTGGTCCTCGTCAAggaggagagaaaggagggaggggGAATGGCGGTGGCGAGTATCTATCGGCGGATACTCCCTTCTCCACCCGCGATCGAGTTCGCCTCGTCCGAAGGGAAG CGACTTTTCTCTGAAGCTCTTCAAAGTGGAACCATGGAAGGATTCTTCAGGTTGATTTCTTACTTCCAAACTCAATCAGAACCTGCATATTGCGGATTGGCCAGTTTGTCTGTTGTCTTGAATGCCCTTGAAATAGATCCACGAAGAAAATGGAAAG GCCCATGGAGATGGTTTGATGAGTCCATGTTGGACTGCTGTGAACCTTTGAAAAAGGTCAAAGCTGAAGGCATCACATTTGGGAAAGTTGCCTGCTTAGCTCATTGTGCTGGAGCTAAAGTTGAAGCTTTCCATACGAACCAAAGCACCATTGATCACTTTCGTAACCATGTAATAAAATGTACTTCCTCTGAAGATTGCCATCTAATTGCATCATACCATAGGAAGCCTTTTAAACAG ACAGGAAGTGGTCATTTTTCACCAATTGGTGGCTATCATGCTGGAAGTGACATGGCACTTGTTTTGGATGTTGCACGTTTTAAATATCCTCCTCACTGGGTTCCACTCACGCTTCTTTGGGAAGCCATGGATACCATTGATGAAGCAACTGGATGTCCAAGGGG GTTCATGCTCTTGTCAAGGCTTCAGAAAGCGCCATCTTTGCTTTATACACTG AGCTGCAGACATGAGAGTTGGGTTAGCATGGCTAGGTACTTGATTGATGATGTACCTATTCTCTTAAAATCCGAGGGTTTACAAACTGTTCCAGAAGTTCTCAACATTATATTCAAATCCCTACCTGCCAATGCTGGGGATTTTATCAAGTGGGTTGCAGAAGTTAGAAGACAAGAGGAGGATGAGCCAAGATTAAGCATGGAGGAGAAAGAAAGGCTTGCAGTGAAG GAAGAGGTACTGCAACAAGTTCATGAGACTGAACTATTTAAATTTGTCTCAGACTTCTTGCTTTCTGCGAGATCATGCTGTGCAAATTTGTTGTCTTCTAGCAATAAAGAATTGTTATCAGAAATTGCAGCTACTCTCTGTTGCCAAGGGGCTGCGCTTTTATCAGGGGGCCTTGGAGTGAGCAAAAGCTTTTGCTGCAGCGAAACATGCATCAAATGTCTGAGGGCCAATGGGGATGCACCTATGACTGTTATATCTG CTTTGTCCCCCCAAACTTGGATGGGTATCAAGGATGACAGACTGTTAGCTGAAATTCAACGCCTTGTTTCCATTGAAAATCTTCCGGATGTTCTTGAACAGGAG GTTTTGCACTTGCAACGGCAGCTCCATTTCCTGAAGAGATGCAAAGATAAAGAACTAGAGAAAGAATTTATGTTGTCTTCACACTtctcatag
- the LOC105055703 gene encoding glutathione gamma-glutamylcysteinyltransferase 1 isoform X1 yields MINNTSGLFLVLVKEERKEGGGMAVASIYRRILPSPPAIEFASSEGKRLFSEALQSGTMEGFFRLISYFQTQSEPAYCGLASLSVVLNALEIDPRRKWKGPWRWFDESMLDCCEPLKKVKAEGITFGKVACLAHCAGAKVEAFHTNQSTIDHFRNHVIKCTSSEDCHLIASYHRKPFKQTGSGHFSPIGGYHAGSDMALVLDVARFKYPPHWVPLTLLWEAMDTIDEATGCPRGFMLLSRLQKAPSLLYTLSCRHESWVSMARYLIDDVPILLKSEGLQTVPEVLNIIFKSLPANAGDFIKWVAEVRRQEEDEPRLSMEEKERLAVKEEVLQQVHETELFKFVSDFLLSARSCCANLLSSSNKELLSEIAATLCCQGAALLSGGLGVSKSFCCSETCIKCLRANGDAPMTVISGTAVSNGNKQGLDMLIPVTPGKSKSCCTFDHNNNCVVMHPTINDVLTVLLLALSPQTWMGIKDDRLLAEIQRLVSIENLPDVLEQEVLHLQRQLHFLKRCKDKELEKEFMLSSHFS; encoded by the exons ATGATAAATAATACATCGGGGCTTTTCCTGGTCCTCGTCAAggaggagagaaaggagggaggggGAATGGCGGTGGCGAGTATCTATCGGCGGATACTCCCTTCTCCACCCGCGATCGAGTTCGCCTCGTCCGAAGGGAAG CGACTTTTCTCTGAAGCTCTTCAAAGTGGAACCATGGAAGGATTCTTCAGGTTGATTTCTTACTTCCAAACTCAATCAGAACCTGCATATTGCGGATTGGCCAGTTTGTCTGTTGTCTTGAATGCCCTTGAAATAGATCCACGAAGAAAATGGAAAG GCCCATGGAGATGGTTTGATGAGTCCATGTTGGACTGCTGTGAACCTTTGAAAAAGGTCAAAGCTGAAGGCATCACATTTGGGAAAGTTGCCTGCTTAGCTCATTGTGCTGGAGCTAAAGTTGAAGCTTTCCATACGAACCAAAGCACCATTGATCACTTTCGTAACCATGTAATAAAATGTACTTCCTCTGAAGATTGCCATCTAATTGCATCATACCATAGGAAGCCTTTTAAACAG ACAGGAAGTGGTCATTTTTCACCAATTGGTGGCTATCATGCTGGAAGTGACATGGCACTTGTTTTGGATGTTGCACGTTTTAAATATCCTCCTCACTGGGTTCCACTCACGCTTCTTTGGGAAGCCATGGATACCATTGATGAAGCAACTGGATGTCCAAGGGG GTTCATGCTCTTGTCAAGGCTTCAGAAAGCGCCATCTTTGCTTTATACACTG AGCTGCAGACATGAGAGTTGGGTTAGCATGGCTAGGTACTTGATTGATGATGTACCTATTCTCTTAAAATCCGAGGGTTTACAAACTGTTCCAGAAGTTCTCAACATTATATTCAAATCCCTACCTGCCAATGCTGGGGATTTTATCAAGTGGGTTGCAGAAGTTAGAAGACAAGAGGAGGATGAGCCAAGATTAAGCATGGAGGAGAAAGAAAGGCTTGCAGTGAAG GAAGAGGTACTGCAACAAGTTCATGAGACTGAACTATTTAAATTTGTCTCAGACTTCTTGCTTTCTGCGAGATCATGCTGTGCAAATTTGTTGTCTTCTAGCAATAAAGAATTGTTATCAGAAATTGCAGCTACTCTCTGTTGCCAAGGGGCTGCGCTTTTATCAGGGGGCCTTGGAGTGAGCAAAAGCTTTTGCTGCAGCGAAACATGCATCAAATGTCTGAGGGCCAATGGGGATGCACCTATGACTGTTATATCTGGTACAGCAGTTTCAAATGGCAATAAACAAGGGCTTGACATGCTCATACCAGTAACACCTGGAAAATCAAAAAGTTGTTGCACTTTCGATCACAATAATAATTGTGTTGTGATGCACCCAACAATTAATGATGTCTTAACTGTTCTCTTATTAGCTTTGTCCCCCCAAACTTGGATGGGTATCAAGGATGACAGACTGTTAGCTGAAATTCAACGCCTTGTTTCCATTGAAAATCTTCCGGATGTTCTTGAACAGGAG GTTTTGCACTTGCAACGGCAGCTCCATTTCCTGAAGAGATGCAAAGATAAAGAACTAGAGAAAGAATTTATGTTGTCTTCACACTtctcatag